One region of Longimicrobiaceae bacterium genomic DNA includes:
- a CDS encoding response regulator, with product MIQMAVPRVLVIEDDEGARNALASLLSDEGYAVSTASGGVEGVSLARSFWPHVVICDYSLPDIDGLEVMRRLRSAGRDYFFIIVTAGRFDHLGERHLRSEADVFLDKPVDLAELRTALVRATSESGSARALN from the coding sequence ATGATACAGATGGCGGTGCCGAGAGTCCTGGTCATCGAGGATGACGAAGGCGCGCGCAACGCCCTCGCCAGCCTGCTCAGCGACGAAGGCTACGCCGTCTCCACGGCCAGCGGGGGAGTCGAGGGGGTTTCGCTCGCGCGAAGCTTCTGGCCGCACGTCGTCATCTGCGATTATTCATTGCCCGACATCGACGGGCTGGAGGTCATGCGGCGCTTGCGTTCGGCCGGCCGCGACTACTTCTTCATCATCGTGACGGCGGGGCGATTCGATCACCTGGGTGAGCGGCACCTGCGCTCGGAGGCCGACGTCTTTCTCGACAAGCCGGTCGATCTCGCCGAGTTGCGTACCGCCCTCGTCCGAGCCACGTCCGAATCGGGATCCGCTCGCGCCCTCAACTGA